A segment of the Delphinus delphis chromosome 20, mDelDel1.2, whole genome shotgun sequence genome:
CAACCACCATAATCGTGCCGTTGCACAAACAACATTAATGCCCTTACTCTTTCTCCCTCAGTCATACTTGCCTGGCGAAACCCCAACTCTGGTTAAAATGAACTCACTGCCTCTGTGGGCCTGCTCTCACCCAGCTGAGCTTGCGAGTGGACACACTTCAGATGTGTGACTGCAAACACTCAGAACCAAACTGCAAGGCTGTCACAGTTTTCTTCTCCAGTCCCTAAGAAATCATTTTCTCACCTTCTTTCTCTAAACCTCTAGAAGCCCTCGCCCTTTTCGTTCTCACTTCTTCTTTTGCTGAAAAAACTAGAAGCAGTCAGAAAGAAACGTCCCCATGCTTGCCTTGGGGACACTACTAGCTCACCTTCAGAGGTACACTGCTGTCCCTCCCATGACCATGTTTGGACAATCTGTAAGAGGCCAACCCCTCCACATAGGCactgaatcccttctcctctccctatTCAAAACGTTCTCTCTTGcaatgtttccttctctctcttgcaTCATTCTTTGTACAATGCTTAAGCCTTTGTTCCTTTAGGATTCCTCTTCACTGAATGCCCACACTTCCCCGCGGTGCTGCTGAGGATGCTTCCTGAAACTTGCGGGTCCTAGGCCCTCCCTCTTTGCAACTTCGCCCTAAAGATCACTTTCCTCCAGCATCTACCTAAGGGACTTTCCTGCTACAACATCCTAAAGGATACCCAAGTTCAAGAGGTGGGGCCCCAACCATTTTGAAAGCGGACCTTCTGGCCTTACTGAAGCCTTCAGATGACAGCAGCCTCAGCTGACATCTGTCTGCAACCCTATGAGCCAGAACTGCATGGTCAAGCTACTTACAAATTTTTAACGCAGAaagccccccccccaaataataataaatgattatttctgCCTTAAATCACTCAGTTTGGGGGTGATTTTTACACAGCATTAACTAACTAGTACACTCTCCCAAGTTTGCTTTCCTCTAGGTCTACCCAGTCCTTGTAAATGGAAATAACATTAACACAGTTGTAATAATGTAAATGAATTGCTTTTCCCGCAGATTCTTGGGCTCTGTCTCAGGCCTctggaatcagaatctctgagggtggTACCCAGAAATCTAGGGCACTTTTAAACTGGGTTTTTGGGTGCTCCTAAATATTTGAGAAACTTAATTATGGAAAAGGGGGCAGACAGAGAGACactgcaaattatttttatgctttttcaaTGGTGGTAGGGCTATGgactttttgtgtgtttcagtattttccaaataaaacaatAGGAATCAGGGGTCCTGACACTTTGGCAGTCCCACTTAATATGGGGCAGAAGACGTCTGGTCtgaccctctcttccttcccccagaCCTTTCACAAACGTCCCGCCCATACATTTGTTTGCCCCAGAAAACTCTTGTGGttaatgagaaaaaatgaagTGAAAGTTATAAGTAAAGAATGGGTAAGGGAGGGGCACAGGAGACTCTCCACCAGCACCGAAGTCGGGAGTGAGGCACGCCAATACTTCCGGCGACCCTACCAAAATATTTGGCACATTCCTCCCAAAATACCACCCATCACTCCCACATCACCCACCAAGAAACTCCGTGTCTTAGTCACCTCTCAAACCTGGAAGTAGGCAGTGAACAGGGCGCAGTCTCGGGGAAAGAAAACGGAGCCGCAGGACGCCTGGGTCCACACGGGTCCCCAGAGATGTCTCCACCACCGCTTCAACCCCAAAGCCTCCAGCTCCTTCCGGCCCAATGGGACCAAGTTTGCCATTCAATACTGAACTGGCCGCCTAGAAGGCATCCTGAGTGAGGACGAGCTGACTGTGCGTGACCTTGGCCCCGGGAAGGCTTGAGCCTGGGAGAAGCCCACCTCTAAGATTATCTGGTTTAGGGAGGGGCTTGAAGAGGCGGGGCCTCCAGGGTAAACGGATGGGGCTTTTGAATTGCGAGGCAGGGCTTCCTGGGGACGAGGGCGGGGCTTCCCAGACAGGGGTGGGCCTTCTCAAGTTACAAGGCAAAGCTTCCTAGGCAGTTGGAGTCGTTTACAGATGTCCCCAGACCTGGGATTCATGCCTTGGTTTGGGAGACTTCAGAGACATGTAGGTAATGTCCTCCCGGAAGTAACTTACTCCATTTGAATCTACCCCAGATTGGGGGACTCACAGGTGCATCGGTGATTTTTGGGGAGGCCCTGTGGGAGCCCAGCCTGGTCTTCACATTTGCCCACTTCGATGGGATATTGGGCCTCGGTTTTCCCGCTCTGGCTGTGGGAGGAGTTCGGCCCCCGCTGGATAGACTGGTGGACCAGGGGCTTCTGGATAAGCCTGTCTCCTCCTTCTACCTCACCAGGGAATGGCGGAGGGTCTACCTTCCTCTGAGTCCTAGCCCCAAGAAGGAAGTTCTGCCCTCCTTCAGGAAGTCACCGCCCCAATATAAGAAACACATGAACCCTATTCATAAGTTCCACTCACTAAGCAACCCCTTAAGACCCACTAAAGAAACTCACCATCACTTAAAACGTTCCATGTTTCAAACTCAAACCAGGAAATTCCATGCCCTACCCCATCAAATACTGAATTTAAGAACCCCATCTTCACCGTAAAGAAATCCCAATTCCATTGGAGAACACATGTCAGAAGTCAGGAATTGCCCATTTTAATCTAAGAAGTTACATTTACCTTTTAGGAAGCTTAAAACTTATGTTTAGAAAGCCCAAGCTGTTATCCAGGCAGTCTCCAGGCAGGAAATTCTGTGCCCCTTCAGTTATCCGGACGTCCAACCCAGGAAGTCCcacccacctctttttttttttttttttggctgcaacttttgccccctgcagtggaagggcggagtcctaaccactggacagccagggaatccCCCCCCCACACCTCTTAGTAGATCCTGACCTTCCACACTTCCAGGAAGtgccgcccccaccccccgccttccTATCACTTTCAGCCCACTGAGGAAGTCTAATTCCCCGGAAGTTCTAGACATGCAGTTCACAAAGTCTCGTCATCCACTCGGGGAGACTGATTCCTCACAATCACGCCTACCAAGGCCAATTCAGAAACCTCAATGCTCCACTCCCCCCAAAAGTTCTACCTTCTACAGTCAAATCAAGAAGTCCTATGCCCACTTCAGGAAGCTCCCAAGACCCTAAAATCCTAACCTCCACCAAGAAAAGCCCCATTTCTCTTCACTTCTTGCCTTGCTTCCAGTCCCAACATCAAGGCTCTGCCTGCATCCCACTATCCCACCTAGAACCCAGACACCACCCCATTGGCAGAAGTCCCTCCCTTGGCCACTCCTGCGGCTGGCAGGAGAAATGCCCACGACACCTACAGCTGTCTGCCTCTGCAGGGACCCTGAGGCAGCTGATGGTGGAGAGCTGGTCCTGGGTGGCTCGGACCCAGCACACTACATCCCACCCCTCACCTTTGTGTTAGTCACGATCCCTGCCTACTGGCAGATCCACATGGAGTGGTGAGGAACCTGGCCTCCTAGGTCTGGGAGGAGTGGGCTAGAGCCTAAAATCCAGTGTCCTGGTGTGAAGGGAGCCGAGGACCGAGACTCCTAGGTCTGATGGAGGAGGGATTGTGGGCCGGGACTCCTGGCTCtgcaggaggagggggctgggggtctGGCCTCCTAGGATGCTGGCTCTAATGACTGCCTCCTTCTGCTTCACAGTGTGGAGGTTGGCACAGGGCTTACTCTTCGTGCCCGGGGCTGTGCTGCCATTCTGGACACAGGCACGTCTCTCATCACGGGACCCACTGAGGCGATCCGGGCCCTGCAGGCAGCCACTGGGGGAGTCCCCCTGCTAATGGGGGAGGTGAGGACCTGGTGTCTGGTGGGTGTGCGCTGGGGAGGCTAATAGGGATTTAATGGTGGACATTGGGCAGGATGCTCTGGCCTGCGGGTGGGAATCGCATGGCTAAGAGGTATGCACGGGCTGAAAACACTGGATCTTGTGAGTGACAGGCCAGGGGTTAGTGAGGGGAAGCGAGGACACCTCCCAAGTGTCTACTCTAAGTGACTCCGGGGACAGGACAGGATGAGAGTGAGTAAACTTATAATTAGTATAAGACTAATTACATACACATATAGGCCCAGTATGGCCCGTGGGCCACCAGTTTTTGATTTTCAATGAGAGGAAAAGAGGTTTTGATCAAATGGGAGCCTAGGGGAAGTGGCAACAACTATATAGGAGTGAGGGAAAAGCCAATAAGGCTACAGAAGACAGTAGAGCCTGACCACACAAGGTCCTGAATACCTAGCTGCTCAAAACGGACATTTCCCTGTTGCACTTGGAGTCATGGAAAGAATTTGAGCAAAGAAGGACTCCCTCGTCTCTACTTGCTCCTCTTTTCCCTCAGTACCTCAACCAGTGCTCGAAAATCCCAACGCTCCCTCCAGTCTCCTTCCTCCTTGGCGGGGTCTGGTTTAACCTCACGGCCCAGGACTCATCCAGGTAGGTGGCAGTCACAATGACCCGTCAGTGACGGGTtgagagggtggggctgggagtgagaCATCACTAGGGCCAAGCAGGAACCACATAAACATTTCTAGTGCCCACGGTAGTGGGCGGGGCGAAGCTCTGGCTCGTAGGAAGAAGGAACACCGGTGGGCGTGACACGACACCTGTGATCCGTCTTGTCGCCCTGTAGATTCCTCGGGGTGGCGTCCGTCTCTGCTTGTCTGGCTTCCAGGCTCTGGACATGCCTCCGCCCGCAGGGCCCCTCTGCGGGGCGATGTCTTCTTGGGCAGCTACGTGGCCGTCTTCGACCGTGGCGACAGGAAAAGCGGGGCGAGAGCGGGGCTTGGGCGCGCTCGAGCTCGTGGAGCAGGACAGTGAAAGCGTGGGCTTGCGCAGGCGCAGTTCTCCGGTTGAGGCCCTGGTTATGCGCATGCGCATCCCCCGATACTCAGTAAAAATCTATTTCTATTAAACTTACCTgggtctcttcctttttttttttttttttttttttttttttttttttgcggtacgcgggcctctcactgttgtggcctctcccgttgcggagcacaggctccggacgc
Coding sequences within it:
- the NAPSA gene encoding LOW QUALITY PROTEIN: napsin-A (The sequence of the model RefSeq protein was modified relative to this genomic sequence to represent the inferred CDS: inserted 1 base in 1 codon; substituted 2 bases at 2 genomic stop codons) — translated: MFGQSRCLHHRFNPKASSSFRPNGTKFAIQYXTGRLEGILSEDELTIGGLTGASVIFGEALWEPSLVFTFAHFDGILGLGFPALAVGGVRPPLDRLVDQGLLDKPVSSFYLTREWDPEAADGGELVLGGSDPAHYIPPLTFVLVTIPAYWQIHMECVEVGTGLTLRARGCAAILDTGTSLITGPTEAIRALQAATGGVPLLMGEYLNQCSKIPTLPPVSFLLGGVWFNLTAQDSSRXIPRGGVRLCLSGFQALDMPPPAGPXLRGDVFLGSYVAVFDRGDRKSGARAGLGRARARGAGQ